The Mesoplodon densirostris isolate mMesDen1 chromosome 8, mMesDen1 primary haplotype, whole genome shotgun sequence genomic interval GAAGACATTCTCTACTATTTCATGTATACACTATGGTTTTAGGGAAGCtttaattataaaactaaaacCACTAACCAATCTCTTTAAAAACAGCAGGTTTGCTTACTTAGGTTCTATTTGTCAAATCTTCCATTGATTTATTGCTTGACAGATTCTGCATTGTGGGTACCAGGAATTACAATACACTAATAGGGTAAAGTCAGTAAGATAAACTTTAAAAGGACCTAATCTAAGAGTCAAAGGTCATAAAGTAACTcaatttatcttgtttcttcttccttagGCATTGCCATTCCAGTCCCTATTAAAGGTATAGACACTGATGTGGGTAACTCAAACAACATCACTTGTGGGCTGACAAAGGATCGTTTTGGCAATTTCATGCTCTTTGGCTCATTGGCTTCCTTCTTTACACCTCTGGCAATCATGATTGTCACCTACTTTCTCACTATCCATGCTTTACAGAAGAAAGTTTACTTGGTCAAAAACAAGCCACCTCAACGCCTAATGTGGTTGACTGTGTCCACAGTTTTCCAAAGGGATGAAACACCTTGCTCATCACCAGAAAAAGTGGCAATGCTGGATGGTTCTCACAAGGACAAAACCCTGCCCAATGCAAGTGATGACATACTTATGCGAAGAACGTCCACAGTAGGAAAAAAGTCAGTACAGACCATTTCCAATGAACAGAGAGCCTCAAAGGTTCTAGGGAttgtgtttttcctctttttgcttATGTGGTGCCCcttttttattacaaatgtaaCTTTAGCTTTATGTGATTCCTGCAACCAGACTACTCTCAAAATGCTCCTGGAGATATTTGTGTGGATAGGCTATGTTTCCTCAGGGGTGAATCCTCTGGTCTACACCCTCTTCAACAAGACATTTCGGGATGCATTTGGCCGGTACATCACCTGCAATTACCGGGCCACAAAATCggtaaaaactctcagaaaatgcTCCAGTAATGTGTACTTCCAGAATCCAATGGCAGAGAACTCTAAATTTTTTATGAAACATAGCATGCAAAATGGCATTAATCCTGCCATGTACCAGAGCCCAATGAGTCTCCGAAGTTCAACCATTCAGTCTTCATCAATCATTTCACTAGATACACTTCTCACCGAAAATGAAGGTGACAAAACTGAAGAGCAAATCAGTTATGTATAGAGTAATGGCACAGTTTTTATGTAACTAATATAATGATGAgtaagataaagaagatataaatatacCAAGAATTACATAAAGAAGAACTTTATATCATGTATCAAAAACCATCTCTTTAAATTAAGAATTATGTATTAAGATTAtccaattttctttatttgggcAAAATTATTCTAacgaaaaaaatcatttttgtatagttgcaaattaaaacaatccaGCACACTAGTTAAATGTTAAGATagtcaaatgaaataaaattaaataaatcaataaacttCTGGCTTACAAAAAAACAATGTCACCATAAGAATTTATTTAGTTCCTAATTGGATGCAAAGCTATGCTAAGAATGAAATAAACAAGACAAGTATTAACCTTGTCTTCAAGGCATTAAAGACATAAGGTATAACACAGAACAACAGTGACAGGAACAGAGGACTAAAAATAAGTGCATAAAATAATGATCACATCTGAAGGTGAGCTGAGATTGCCATTCACAGTCTGGCTTAGTTAAATGTAGTCACAATTTTGCACGGATCAGGAAACTGTCTTGATGGAAGGGGTAGGGAGAGTAGTTGTATATCACACAAAGTGACACGGTCTTAGAACTAGAGCTGTTTGTTAGATGGCTCACACCAGGCATCTACTCAGCAGAGGTGGGTctactggaggaggaggagaaagcaaaTGAAACCAGTCTTGGGTACCTAAACCTCATTATGTTTCTCAAAGAGCCTGTGCATTATGTTTCTCAAAGAGCATGCAATAAGGCATGGGACCTTATTAATCCAGGAACCTACATTTTAATGATCTTATAAATGAGATCACGGCTGGCTAAGCTTCCCCAAAGACTTGGTTGAACTTCTGGtacaaaattttttattcatcCTTTTGTTACTTTACTTTGCCCTACTAGATCTGGAATAAATCCAATCTATGCCGTTTACTAACTGACTGAATTTACAAAAATACTtgatttctcagtttcctcatctacgtTTCATAGGCTTCTTATGAGAATGAGTTCATGTGGGTACTCTGTAAATGGTAGCCAATTCTATTtactttgatattttaatttttaaattatttttggcggtgttgggtcttcgttgctgcgcgcgggctttctctagttgtggcgagagggggctactcctcatcgcggtgtgcaggcttctcactgcagtggcttctcttgttgcggagcacgggctctaggcatgtgggcttcagtagttgtggcacgtgggctcagtagttgtgtcttgtgggctccagagcgcaggctcagtagttgtggtgcatgggcttagctgctccgcggcatgtgggatcttcctggaccagggctcgaacccgtgtcccctgcgttggcaggcggattcttaaccactgcgccaccagggaagcctgtgatattttatttttatgctacTCACATAAATGGTGAATAAATTTAGGCTGAGGGAATCTGTAGTGAAGACAGCCCATGTCTTAACCTTTCCTTTTCAGGTTGACCCATTCTTATGCCTCAACCTATTGCTCCATCCTTGATCCCTTCCAGGCAACACAGTTTAACAAAATTATCACAAGAAATATGCTGGCTATGGAGAAGCTCACTCAGCATAAGGGAACCAggtatataaaattcaaatggcAGAATCCTTTCCTAGAACATGGTTCTATTACAGACCTTATGGGCTCTACGTTATCTGCCAGAAAGAGTATACCGTACATATTTAACACCTAAATCATTAAAACTTTAGGCATTTTTGCCACAACTCTTTCTTCAGCAGTGTTAAGGGTGGATTATCTCcacgtgaaaggatgcttaacatcactaatcattagagaaatacaaatcaaaactacagtgaggtatcacctcacaccggtcagaatggccatcatcaaaaaaactacagggcttccctggtggcgcagtggttgagagtccgcctgccgatgcagaggacacgggttcgtgccccggtccgggaagatcccatatgccatggagcggctaggcccgtgagccatggccgctgagcctgtgcgtccggagcctgtgctccacaacaggagcagccacaacagtgagaggcccgcgtaccacaaaaaaacaaaacaaaacaaaacaaactacaaacaataaatgctggagaggatgtggagaaaagggaaccctcttgcactgttggtgagaatgtaaattgacacagccactatggagaacagtatggagtttccttagaaaactaaaagtagaactaccataccacccagcaatctgactactgggcatataccctgagaaaaccataattcaaaaggagtcatgtaccacagtgttcattgcagctctatttataatagccaggacatggaagcaacctaagtgtccatcgacagatgaatggataaagaagatgtggtacatatatacaatggaatattactcagccataaaaggaaacaaaattgagttatttgtagtgaggtggatggacctagagactgtcgtgcagagtgaagtaagtcagaaagagaaaaacaaataccatatgctaacacatatatatggaatctaaaaaaaaaaaaaattcctctcctaggggcaggacaggaataaagacgcagacatagagaatggacttgaggacacaggaagggggaagggtaagctgggatgaagtgagagagtggcatggacatatatgtacactaccaaatgtaaaatagatagctagtgggaagcagccacatagcacagggagatcagctcggtgttttgtgtccacctagaggggtgggatagggagggtgggagggagacaaaagagggaggatatatggggatatatgtatatgtatagctgattcactttgttatacagcagagactaacacaacactgtaaagcaattgtactgcaataaagatgttaaaaaaaaaaaaggatggattaTCTCGAATAAGAGGCAAAATAATTTAcgttcctaaaaaaaaaaaaaaaaaaaaattcctgtctaTTTTGGTTCCAGTCTCTAATATGAAGTGTTTGGCATATGTTAAGATTTACATTCTTGCCAAGTCAGAGATTAAGTTTTCAGGTATCACTCCAACAGTATTCCAAACTGTGTCTTAGGTATCTGATGGCATATAAAATTGTTTCAGAAAATTTAAATACTAGAGATGGCAATCTCACTGGCAAAGCTCTATCCCTAGACAATCTAGATTAGAAGGAATATCTTCCCACATGCTCTATACTGACTTCAAATTTGTGTATGTGCTTAAACATATGCATACCCACAGAATTAACTATAAGACCTTTAAGCTGTTCAGCTTCAATTCCTGAAGAAAAATTCCTTGCTTACAGTTAGCTGAGAGCTAGTTAATGAGAGATCATTCTAGTATGTCCAGAAGattctagaaaaaagaaatacaactcCAATATAAACTATTCCTGAAAAAGTACAATACAGCACAAAATTTTTAGCATTTTGATACATAACTGATATTTCTATTCTAAAACATTTTAAGGAAATCtatatttaaaagcaaatctTGAAGTTAACCACCACTATGGCAACAAAGAGCCTCTCTTTTATAGTCCTACCTTCAAAGAAAAGGAATAGGTTGTACCTATTTAgaagaatattttgaaaacaatttttttcactCTATTC includes:
- the HTR2B gene encoding 5-hydroxytryptamine receptor 2B: MALSYRIFEQRTIPEHILQSSFDHLISSNWSGLQTESIPDEMKQIVEEQGNKLRWAALLILMVIIPTIGGNILVILAVALEKKLQYATNYFLMSLAVADLLVGLFVMPIALLTIMFEAMWPLPLVLCPAWLFLDVLFSTASIMHLCAISVDRYIAIKKPIQANQYNSRATAFIKITVVWLISIGIAIPVPIKGIDTDVGNSNNITCGLTKDRFGNFMLFGSLASFFTPLAIMIVTYFLTIHALQKKVYLVKNKPPQRLMWLTVSTVFQRDETPCSSPEKVAMLDGSHKDKTLPNASDDILMRRTSTVGKKSVQTISNEQRASKVLGIVFFLFLLMWCPFFITNVTLALCDSCNQTTLKMLLEIFVWIGYVSSGVNPLVYTLFNKTFRDAFGRYITCNYRATKSVKTLRKCSSNVYFQNPMAENSKFFMKHSMQNGINPAMYQSPMSLRSSTIQSSSIISLDTLLTENEGDKTEEQISYV